A window from Sus scrofa isolate TJ Tabasco breed Duroc chromosome 2, Sscrofa11.1, whole genome shotgun sequence encodes these proteins:
- the LOC100515126 gene encoding olfactory receptor 7G2-like, translating into MEWRNETRVSDFLLMKVTEDPELRSLLFSLFLLMYLVTVLGNLLIILAVSSDSHLHTPMYFFLSNLSINDICLSTTTIPKMLVNIHTQNQSIPYAGCLTQIYFVLVFASLESCLLAAMAYDRYVAICHPLRYTVIMNSRLCGLLILLPLLIIIVDALLHSLMVLQLTFCTDLQIPLFFCEVVQVIKLACSDALINNILIYVATSVFGGIPVCGIIFSYVQIVSSVLRMPSVGGKYKAFSTCGSHLSVVSLFYGTGLGVYISSALTNSSRKTAVVSMMYTVVPQMMNPFIYSLRNRDMKGALKKLIKTSLL; encoded by the coding sequence ATGGAATGGAGAAATGAAACACgtgtttcagattttcttctcaTGAAAGTGACAGAGGATCCAGAACTGCGGTCCCTCCTTTTCAGCCTGTTCCTGCTCATGTACCTGGTCACTGTCCTGGGAAATTTGCTTATCATTCTGGCTGTtagctctgactcccacctccacacgcccatgtacttctttctttccaatctgtcTATTAATGACATCTGTTTAAGCACAACCACAATCCCAAAGATGCTTGTGAATATCCACACACAGAATCAGAGCATCCCTTACGCAGGCTGCCTTACACAGATCTACTTTGTCCTGGTGTTCGCTAGTTTGGAAAGTTGTCTTCTTGCAGCAATggcctatgatcgctatgtggccatttgtcaTCCCTTAAGGTACACAGTCATCATGAACTCCCGTCTGTGTGGTCTGCTGATTCTACTTCCTTTGTTAATTATTATTGTGGATGCCCTGCTCCACAGTCTGATGGTGCTGCAGCTGACCTTCTGCACAGACCTGCAAATCCCCCTTTTCTTCTGCGAAGTTGTTCAGGTCATCAAGCTGGCCTGTTCGGATGCCCTCATCAATAACATCCTGATATATGTAGCAACTAGCGTATTTGGTGGTATTCCTGTGTGTGGAATCATCTTCTCTTATGTTCAGATAGTCTCCTCTGTTTTGAGAATGCCATCCGTGGGTGGAAAGTACAAAGCTTTTTCCACCTGTGGGTCTCACCTCTCAGTTGTGTCCTTATTCTATGGGACAGGCTTGGGGGTGTACATTAGTTCTGCTCTGACTAACTCTTCCAGGAAGACTGCAGTAGTTTCCATGATGTACACAGTTGTCCCTCAAATGATGAATCCCTTCATCTATAGtctgaggaacagggacatgaAAGGAGCCTTAAAGAAACTCATTAAGACTTCTCTTCTGTGA